The genomic stretch CAACCGCATTCGATCACATGGTTCATGCTAAAGATGCTGCTGAATTTGATAAATATAAAGCTATTGCTGATTGTAGGTGGGGAAATTTCGTAATCGGATTTTTCTCAAAAATGGATGATTATGATACGGCTGCGTTAACGGAGAACGAGTCAGAAAACGATTCACACTCTGGAGATATGGAGGACTGCGATAAGATTGGTAAGTAGGTGGCTATTAATTTTTGTACAGCGCTTCAGCCTTCCAGCGTTGGCGGCTCGTCATTCACCAATCGGTTCTGCTCACGAAGTGCTTCCTGAACTGCCTCGACAACGCGCTGCAGGTACGTGAATTCGTGGTTTTCCTCGACGGCTTTGTCGCCGACGGGGTAGTGCCACTCATCACCGAAAAGCTCAGTCAGCAACTTGCTGTGATGCCAGCATTCGTTTGGTGACTCGACGCTGCGCAACACATCGATGTCGTGCCAAAGCTCACGGGCCTCACCTTTGCTCAGCTCGTCCAGTTCCCAGTCGTGACGGCCGGTCTGTTGCCGGCGGCGCTGGACAATGCACTTTTTCGCAAATGCGTGAAGCGCGTTCCCGCTGAACCGCGTGCTGCTGATCCCGCGATCCAGGCAGTTCAGGATGTAGTTCCAATCACAATCCGGCACGAACTCGGCCACCGTGCGAGGCCCCATGCCGCCCCAGTAGGCGTTCCAGCTCCTGTCCCAGCAGTTGATCGTGATCTTGCCCTGGGCGGTCTGGTAGTTGGGGTCTGACTCAGTCGGGCAGTTGCGGCGCCCGAGGTCTTCAAGGAACACGGTAATCGGGTCAAGCCGCGGCGCGCCGGTGATCACCAGCTTCGTGACGATCGAGCGCTCAACCTTCAGCGGCTCGGCCGGTTTGTTTTCTGTGGGCATGGGGCGTCCTATGCCGGGGCATGCCCGGGCGGTGGAGGGTGGTGAGGGATCAGCTACAGTTGTGCGTTCAAGAAAGGAGTGGTGACATGGCTATGTATTTAGTTTCGGCAGTTCGCATCAACAAAAATGGTGAGGTAGTTGAGTTTCAATGGACCCCTGTAAATGGCAACAATCAGGAAACAGGCTCACGCGAAATCATTACCTTTGACCAGGCTGTAAATGCAATTGAGGGTGGAGAAATTTTGTACCCCCTATTTGCAAGCGGGGCCACTGGCGGGCAACTAAAAATCGTGATGGATGAAAATGGCGATCAAAGCATCGAGGTTTCAGATATTGGCTCAAACGTCACTCATACCATCAGGGATTTGCCCAAGCTGAAATGAGAGTGCGTCGATGCTAGGCCGTCATTAGTGCCTCAATGATTCGCTGACCTGCGAGCGGTGGGACGGCGTTGCCGGTCATGTGCATGGTCAGCTTGTGGTTGTCCGGCCGGAGCGTGTCCTTCGGGAAGGACTGAGCGGCCATTGCTTCGTCTGCGCTGATCATCCGCATCATGTCGCCGTCGACGACTGCCCAACGATCCAATGTGGTGATGGTACCGATCGGGCGGTCAAGGCTGCGCCCGGTGAGGCCAGAGCCTGAGCCGTAGTAGGGCATGACGAAGCGATCACCGAAGCGCTCACGGCCATTCTTCACGCGTGTCAGTGTCGACGCGGCGCGGCTTGGCTTGTTGATCGGCGACCACTTGCCGGCGTCGAAGTCGATAATCTCGCGGGCAGGCACGTACTGGTAGCGGGGCAATTGCAGATGCAACGGTGCCTTACTGCGCGAGCAGACCATGAACAGGCGCACGCGGTGCTGCGGGACGCCGAGATCGGCGCAGTCCACGATGTGCGGTGCCAGTGCGTAACCCAGGCGCTGCATGGCATCAGCCCAGGCCGGGTACAGAATCCAGTCCATGAACTCCGGTACGTTTTCGATAACTGCGAACTCTGGCCGATTGACCTCGGCGTTGCCGACTGGCGCCCATGCTGTCGATCGCGAGTTGTCGTGCTGAGGATTGCCGGCAGCCTTGCCACGAGCCTTGGTGTGCCCTTGGCAGCAAGGGGAGGCCAGCATGACATCGTGCTTCGGCACATCCGCCCAGTTCGCCTGGTGCAGATCCTGACAGGCGTGGATGGTCTCCGGGTTGTTGCGGGTGTGCCACTCGACCGCATCGGGCCAATGGTTTGCAGCCCAGAGGACATTGAGCCCGGCGTCCTTGCCGCCGCGCGTCCATCCGCCGAAACCGGAAAACAAGTCAATTGCTGTGAGCATGCGGGATCCTCGCCGGCTGGCGTGATTCGTAGAAGTGGGGTATTTGTGTTCGGCTCGGCATGGAGCCTGCTGGA from Pseudomonas allokribbensis encodes the following:
- a CDS encoding DNA cytosine methyltransferase yields the protein MLTAIDLFSGFGGWTRGGKDAGLNVLWAANHWPDAVEWHTRNNPETIHACQDLHQANWADVPKHDVMLASPCCQGHTKARGKAAGNPQHDNSRSTAWAPVGNAEVNRPEFAVIENVPEFMDWILYPAWADAMQRLGYALAPHIVDCADLGVPQHRVRLFMVCSRSKAPLHLQLPRYQYVPAREIIDFDAGKWSPINKPSRAASTLTRVKNGRERFGDRFVMPYYGSGSGLTGRSLDRPIGTITTLDRWAVVDGDMMRMISADEAMAAQSFPKDTLRPDNHKLTMHMTGNAVPPLAGQRIIEALMTA